DNA sequence from the Antedon mediterranea chromosome 7, ecAntMedi1.1, whole genome shotgun sequence genome:
GTGgggtaaagcgtggttcccactagagacgcaacacaacaacgtaacgcaacgtaatggatttgaccaatgacaggcgatgaattattcgaactgtcgctttacttgtcattggtcaactcgcttgcgttgcgtcctatgGTGGGAATCAATTTTAGGTCAGTGACAATTATACCAACTTTACAATCACAGGTTCTAGATTTATACCCACATATGCAATCAAATACGCATCGCGTGGGCGTCAAATCTGGGAGAAAAACAAACTTTGAAATAAACTATCATATTAGAATATCCGCTGTTATATTGTGTGAATACAtatacgataaaaattgatGAGAACAATGTTGATAGGGTTAGCAACCTTATTAAATCTAAGAAAATGAAAGTGGATATAAAACGGTGGGTTTTGTTTAAGTGGATGGTTGCCAAACCACTTTTCGATTAACAACAACATTATTTCTATCAGAAAGTCAATAACCTATGGTGCAGGTTGAtcaaaataagtatttgttTAAGTATCTCAGCAAAGCGTAACGTTAACGCACGGACATAGTTACTGTACATGTCATCACAATCTGAAAGCACGTCCCTTTTGGTTCCCACCTAGGACGCAatgcaatgacgtaagcgcaacgcaaccgaattgaccaatgacaagcgatagTTAGGATAATCCAtcatttgtgattggtcaagttacttatttgcgcttacgtcatgcgttgcgtcctagtgtaAGCCACGCTTAAGCATACGAGTATTATTAATGACACCATGGCTAGTATGGTACGCCAAACAGAGCATTGATTAATGTACTTATTTATTCTCTCTTTATACTGAATGACTGAATGGCTAAAgcattgatttccaaagtggttcagtagagaacataacaataaaataataatataataatttaaattacaatgtCAACGTAGATTCAGATGTGCTAGTAGGTGGCTATGTCAACAACAACAAGAGTATCAACAACAACAAGAGTATCAACAATAACAGCATCAACAAATTCAAAAGCATAATTTAGAAATGAAAGCCAAGGGAaatcacacaaaaaaatgttattcttaAACAATCCGCCTGGGATTAAAGGAAGGAGTGTAACCAATTACTTAGTCTTAATGGGTCCCAGTTAGCATTGGTAAGAACAATACGTCTATTCTCTGGCGAATGACAGTAAACCTTGCGGCTATAATATCcgatttgtataataataatctacGGGTCTTGCGACCACTTTAAActcatttaaattcatttaacGATTGACTTAACACTGAATCTCATTGTTTATGATTTTAAGTGTTTTTTCCGTCCGTTCGTTGACATTGGTTGTCGAATAGTTACCGTGGCTATTGTATAACCTACAACTTTCCAGGGATGTGGCAATATATTAGGCATACATTTTCAGTTATCGTGAAGATTGTCCGTAAATgaaaactgtttattttataaaatgtaagtACGGTGCAGTACCGGTACATTCTTCCTGGCAGCAGACTCACTCTCAGCGTCGATATATAGCTATAGTAGGAGGCCTACGAATTTGTACCCGCGCGtaaacatttacagtattttcagATTTGTCAATTTTCAATATTCGTATCCAAGAATGGGcgattatttaaatatattatgctTGTCTAGAGTTTGCTGATATTGCAATTACTAAACTACACGAATACAGTTCATTCAGACCATACATCTATTATCTGCAATATTCTATTCATAAATCTAGATTCATACTAGTCAATGTGTCTGTATGTATAGAAACGTTTCAGTTACAATTTTACTTCAACGCGTTCGAACACACCCGCAAGGAAAAAGTTGTTTTACACTTAATAAACAATCTCATACTAATTACTAACAATTAAATCTTGACTTTAGGCTGTGTTTCTGCCCAACACACAAGCCTAGCGTTTTGATTTCGATTCATGTCCGTAAATTGCCCAGGGTGTGATATCATGCTCGTAAACTTGAAAAGCCGGGCTTTACCATAATGACCTGTGGTTGATGGATATAAACTATCACGATTTATTGCCACTAATGAGCCAGAAAATAAGATTAACGAGTGGCTCCGTGGGTGTAAAGAGACATTACCAAACTAATGATCATGATTAATAAAGTGTTATAACCAagtgttttttttgtttcatttttatctAATGTTCGAAACGGAAAAGTTCTGATTTCGTTATGTAATGTAGCGCAGGTGACGtcaaccatggagtaaagaatctTTCGCAAGTACACCTAGCTAAATTTTTCACGTTTCACACTGATACATTTTGTGTGAAACGCCAAACGCGCAAGAAATTAAACATAGGTACATAATCAACGATTGTGCTTAACATTACAGAATGCAACTACAGTTAATGTTTTTCTATTTGTTTATGCATAGTATTGGTAATTAGCCAACTCTGAAAGATAGATGTTACTCTGACAAGAAGCGTAACGAAACTTGATCAAGCGTAACAAAACACAATCAAGCGTAACGAGACTCGATCAAGCGTAACTGGAATGAAAGTCGTTGATTGAATTATCATGATTTACCATGcagaaattaattaaaatgtttgtttttatttccagATAACTGAGAGGAATTAAGAGGATGGAAGTAAACGTGTGGGTAAATAATCGAGAGAAAAAGGTCAAAGGTCTGACGAAACGAACTACGTGTCATGACGTCATCACTGCGCTACTCTACAACAAAACGAAAGCTGATCAACTTTCAGACGACTATATAGAAACGTATGTACTTATTGAACAATGGCGGGAATGTGAAAGAATTTTGCCGCGAAATACcaaaattatcaaaatctggcgATCTTGGCACAACGAACAGCATAATGTAAAGTTTATTTTGAGAAAGAAAACGAAGGAATTTAGAGCAGACAGGGATGATAATAAAACTAAGACGAAGATAAAAGAGATACCAGAGAGGAGTACAAGAAAACGGAAGCAAAGAGGAATGGTTAATAGTAGAAGAACGCGCAGTGTAGAGCGCAGTGAGCAACAAGAACATATAAAATGgctaaatgaacaaaacaatcATAGAATAAGCCGCAGTAACGACGAACTGTTGGAGAGCCAATCAGAGCAAAGACCGTTGACCCCTTCGCCACCGCCAGTAAATCCCGCCCCAGAGTCGGAAGGACTGGTTGAACTGGTACAGGGACAGGAAGAGGAGCTTcataaattgattgaaaatataCGACAGACTGATTTAGAAATTGAGTATTACGAAACACAAATGCATCTGTGTCGTATGCATGCAAATGGTAAAGATTATGTACAAGAGTCGTATTTGTCTGCAACCAACGCGGCAGACAATGATGAGTTACTACTACCACCGGAACAAATGACCGCGCTTTCAGATACGTATCCACCAGTACACATTGATACGACGTCACAAAGTGTTTATCATCATCAACAGAAACATATTACTGATGACCATAACTCAAATGTTACAAATGGACCATGTTTTGAGAAGGGTAAAAAGCGGGTCACGTTTGCGAAACTAGACAGCGAAGGACACAAAATATGCGCTTCGATTGAAAGTTTAAACAGCGTCGGTATTGAGAGGAAAAATGGACACAAAATTCAAGAATGTACAATTTATGAAACAAATGATTATGCGAACGATAGTTACTACAATGACAATATAAAACATAGGGACAATTCTGTGGTACCAATAAATCATTGTGGGTCGTTACATCGGGTAAACTCGTCAGGTGGTGGTCGAGTACCAGTTAAAGGTATTTTAATTACCAAAAATGATAACACAAAACAAACGATGATAAAGCACGATTTCAATGATACGGACTCGAGTTCCGATACAGGATTAAGTTCAATGCAAGATTCAGAAGATGGGGGCGCTGTTCATACAGTTTCAGTAACATtagtttaaacaaacaaaacaatctcttctaaataaaaatgtagtCATATAGTATTAGTCTTTATCTATAACATCAATCAGTCGACAAAATGTCGGTTTTAAAAGTGTCCGAGCGATACCTTACAGAAAAAGGTGTcgtaaatgttaaaacatacatGAAACGATGTATTGTTGATTACCAATTTATAAGAAGATTAACGCATccttacaaaattattttagttgaaataatgtttttttcatgtcatgttttaatttaaatgtataaagcGAATTgaattaaactaaaaactaaaggaTGGCGTTACTAATAAACATAAGACGTAAAATATTCTATAACTCTCAGACAGTCTAGTCTAGGTTGTGTCTTTACACTGTACGTATGATTGATGTTATTTCAGCTTTAAATCACGTATCATATTCCAAAAAGTAACAGTAATTCATTTTCATGtcgaatttaatttaaaaatgatttattttaagtGAAGTGAAGgaattactttttatttgtaatacatTGTGAAGTTTTACGATGcaagaaaataatgaatattcgaTTTTTAATACCGTTAATGTAAATTGTTTCTATCCATATGTCACTGTAAGCTAATAGTAATGTACTGCATGTAGGCCTTTGCTGGTTCCGACTAGGACGCAACGCGTCAACgtaagtaaattgaccaatcacgacggtGATGGATCATCCGAGCAGTCgcttgtaaagctctgtctacactctcaaactaatttgaccaaaaaagtaataatgtccccaaatatggtagtgacattacgacatcatgtccatataattatgggcacatcacattttttttgtcacataaagtttgatagtgtagataggcCTAGATCTAAAGGGTtaaaagcgtggttcccactagcgacgcaacacaaggacgtaacgcaacgcaagtgaattgaccaatcacaagcgatggcttattcgcttgtgattgctaactgtctataacttcgcttgtcattggttgaaacgcttgcgttgcgtttacgtccttgcgttacgttctagtgggaaccaagcttaagttcCCACTACAGACGCAACGCAAGGTGAAAAACGCAGTATgtgtttgaccaatcacgacgccaTGAAATATCCGAAcagtcgcttgtgattggtcaaatcacgtCGTTTCGCCGTGTCCAAGTGGAAGGAGTCAAGCTTAAAATAGTCTGCGAAAGTCGATCGTATCAGATTTAGGTTGACAATTTTGGGAGTTGATATTGACAGAAAGTAATATATGAATTGATTTTCTTTTGTAAATGGAAGAGTAATGTAATAAtagtttatgtttgtttatatCTGTCGCgtctaatttaatttaaatgttctttaacatttatttaaatgaagTGATGAGATTAATGTGAGAATGACAGTAGGACATTGGTGGTTTTTATAACACAATATGATTTACGGTTTTACTTTAAGATTATTATATTAAGGATAAAATGGAAAGATGAATTCGTTGTAACAAATAGACATATATTAGTATAATTGAATCATGCAACTCATTTTCACGAGATCTTCAgaaataaagtattatttaCAAACATAAAACATGACTTGATTATTTTACAGATTATCCTATTATTATAGATTATACAACACTTCGACCAACAAACGGCGGCTTAAAGGGGAGTTCCGGCCAGGTGTTACGTTGTTAtcgtttattataaaatataaacttgAAACAACATTGATAACGACTCGGTAAAGCAGAACAAACTCTAGGGAAACACTTTTAAAATGTGAATTATATACGAGTAATAATATTGATCCAGTTTTATTTTACACTGGAATACAGTTTCTTTAATGCTTTGTTCCTAATAGAGAAGCAACACaaaaacgtaacgcaacgtaatgGATTtgagcaatcacaagcgatggatgtATTCCACTGTCGCTTGTGATAGGTTAACTCGTTTACGTTCAgtctacgttcttgcgttgcgtcctagtgggaaccaagcggacgaacatattcatttattgagggcgccgtcacCAAAATAATTCTACTCTATAATATTATATCTTACTCACCAGTTTTCCATTCAAGACACGCTATGGATTATcaatgtaaagcttggttcccactagaacgtaacgcaaggacgtaaacgcaatgcaagcgttttaaccaatgacaagcgcagttatagacagttagcaatcacatgcgaataagccatcgcttgtgattggtcaattcacttgcgttgcgttacgtccctgcgttgcgtcgctagtgggaaccacgcgtAATCAAACCATCGTTACAAATATCTTTCTTTTGTCatctctccccccccccccaccaaaTATTCAGTAGGAACAACGCCACAAGAACAAGACCGTATATGAAGGTGTTTTACTATATCAACTTTAATTGGAAAGCACATTTCTAAAACCAATTGTCCTTTTTTAGACATTT
Encoded proteins:
- the LOC140054909 gene encoding ras association domain-containing protein 9-like, which gives rise to MEVNVWVNNREKKVKGLTKRTTCHDVITALLYNKTKADQLSDDYIETYVLIEQWRECERILPRNTKIIKIWRSWHNEQHNVKFILRKKTKEFRADRDDNKTKTKIKEIPERSTRKRKQRGMVNSRRTRSVERSEQQEHIKWLNEQNNHRISRSNDELLESQSEQRPLTPSPPPVNPAPESEGLVELVQGQEEELHKLIENIRQTDLEIEYYETQMHLCRMHANGKDYVQESYLSATNAADNDELLLPPEQMTALSDTYPPVHIDTTSQSVYHHQQKHITDDHNSNVTNGPCFEKGKKRVTFAKLDSEGHKICASIESLNSVGIERKNGHKIQECTIYETNDYANDSYYNDNIKHRDNSVVPINHCGSLHRVNSSGGGRVPVKGILITKNDNTKQTMIKHDFNDTDSSSDTGLSSMQDSEDGGAVHTVSVTLV